One region of Sulfuricurvum sp. genomic DNA includes:
- the rmuC gene encoding DNA recombination protein RmuC, with the protein MEFEITIAVLVLSVVVIGSVVWMRKSIQSSPDATLQNELNEKRDLAARVPLLTETIENLRVENKDLLLSIDTHKTYLSQKDVTIAENEKDLIEFSKKVTSTEDQVVKLESEKNELNISIETLKSQLQQANSNIDKKEHELQQLTLGFQKDTERFNSKNSDLQNEINTHKDDLKTAQKKIDNLLEENTTLTSQKSVLQADSNALNESKNELLQTIKLLKDDLTSSQVKIESLQENNSDLKAEKSKFQAELAAQQENNEKLKKDFEEQSKKLELKLNEIMQQNLDSKLKKFDETSMKSLDGLLKPFKENLDTFKKKVEDSQENSTKKFAELSKEIEQVTKAGMNISKEAESLTKALKGKKQMQGSWGEMILESVLEYSGLRKGVHYDTQESYKDEEGNTKRPDVIIKLPQERTIIIDSKVSLNDYNNYIHAETDEERLLATNGIVASFKNHIDTLDSKDYAHYKVGTLQYVFMFVPIEGAFAMAIQQDPKLYEYALKKHIAIVNPSTLTVSLRTIYLYWQSEQSNTLASKLFDEAGKLYDKMVGFSDSFGKIGKQLQTATSTYEHAHKQLTEGSGNLMGRVENLKRLGARTSKTLKDSKMEFQDFDEVEMEIELLPEPVIETLSDAD; encoded by the coding sequence ATGGAGTTTGAAATAACAATTGCCGTATTGGTTTTATCAGTTGTCGTCATAGGCTCTGTTGTCTGGATGCGAAAAAGCATTCAAAGTTCACCTGATGCAACTCTACAAAACGAATTGAATGAAAAACGTGATTTAGCCGCACGAGTCCCTCTTTTAACTGAAACCATAGAAAATCTACGCGTTGAAAATAAAGATCTATTGCTATCAATAGATACCCATAAAACTTATTTATCCCAAAAAGATGTCACCATTGCCGAAAATGAAAAAGATCTCATTGAGTTTTCAAAAAAAGTTACATCCACAGAAGATCAAGTAGTTAAACTCGAAAGTGAAAAAAATGAATTAAATATATCTATCGAAACGTTAAAAAGTCAGTTGCAACAAGCCAATAGCAATATTGATAAAAAAGAGCATGAATTACAACAGTTAACTCTTGGTTTTCAAAAAGATACTGAACGCTTTAACAGCAAAAATAGCGATTTGCAAAATGAGATTAATACACACAAAGATGACTTAAAAACAGCTCAAAAGAAAATAGATAATTTACTTGAAGAAAACACCACTTTAACCAGTCAAAAATCAGTATTACAAGCTGATTCAAACGCCCTAAATGAAAGTAAAAATGAGTTACTTCAGACAATCAAACTCTTAAAAGATGATCTTACGTCTTCGCAAGTAAAAATAGAATCATTACAGGAAAACAATAGCGATCTTAAGGCAGAAAAATCTAAATTTCAGGCAGAACTTGCTGCACAGCAAGAAAACAACGAAAAACTGAAAAAAGATTTTGAAGAACAGAGTAAAAAGCTTGAGCTAAAACTCAACGAAATCATGCAACAAAACCTTGATAGTAAACTCAAAAAATTTGATGAAACTTCGATGAAATCACTTGATGGGTTACTAAAACCTTTCAAAGAAAACCTTGATACATTCAAGAAAAAGGTCGAAGATTCTCAAGAAAACAGTACCAAAAAGTTTGCCGAGCTTTCCAAAGAGATAGAGCAAGTTACCAAAGCAGGTATGAATATCAGCAAGGAAGCCGAAAGCCTTACAAAAGCGCTTAAAGGCAAAAAACAGATGCAAGGCAGCTGGGGAGAAATGATACTTGAAAGCGTACTTGAATACTCCGGTTTACGCAAAGGGGTGCATTACGATACACAAGAAAGTTATAAAGATGAGGAAGGAAATACCAAACGCCCTGACGTGATCATAAAACTACCGCAAGAGCGGACGATCATCATCGACTCGAAAGTCTCACTCAATGATTATAACAACTATATACATGCAGAAACTGACGAGGAACGGCTATTAGCAACAAATGGAATCGTGGCTTCATTCAAAAACCATATAGACACACTTGATAGCAAAGATTATGCTCATTACAAAGTAGGAACGTTGCAATACGTCTTTATGTTTGTTCCGATTGAAGGTGCCTTTGCTATGGCAATACAACAAGATCCAAAATTGTACGAGTATGCACTCAAAAAACATATCGCCATAGTCAACCCTTCTACGTTGACTGTTTCACTAAGAACTATATACCTTTATTGGCAAAGTGAACAGTCAAATACTTTGGCATCAAAACTATTTGACGAGGCAGGAAAACTATATGACAAAATGGTTGGATTTTCTGACAGTTTTGGAAAAATCGGAAAACAGTTACAGACGGCTACAAGTACATATGAGCATGCTCACAAGCAATTAACAGAAGGGTCTGGTAATTTGATGGGACGTGTTGAAAACCTGAAACGGCTTGGTGCACGAACTTCAAAAACATTGAAAGATTCAAAAATGGAATTTCAGGATTTCGATGAAGTAGAAATGGAGATTGAATTACTACCAGAGCCTGTAATTGAAACGCTTTCAGATGCTGACTAA
- a CDS encoding NERD domain-containing protein: protein MLDPIAIYSTVFSNAWPIFLLIIVILFFKSPFMKGKIGEVIVNSINSATLDETIYIPIKNVTLSLKDGSTTQIDHILVSKYGLFVIETKNMKGWIFGGEDQKEWTQQIFKDKYRFQNPLRQNYRHIKALEEILEVPPTALTSVIAFVGECTFKTTMPENVFRGISYTKYIKSFDQERLNPLQIRQILSKLQRKQLEQSFTTDRTHVQNLKERMEQPVVSSTAAMTCSRCGSTMVLRQNKKNGEEFYGCSNYPKCKHTAPIV from the coding sequence ATGCTCGATCCTATTGCAATTTATAGTACAGTTTTTTCGAATGCTTGGCCAATTTTTCTTCTGATCATTGTTATCCTCTTTTTCAAAAGCCCGTTTATGAAAGGGAAAATAGGGGAAGTGATTGTTAATTCTATCAACTCAGCTACGTTGGATGAGACTATCTATATTCCCATCAAAAACGTTACCTTGTCCCTAAAGGACGGTTCGACAACCCAAATCGATCATATTTTAGTTTCCAAATACGGCTTATTTGTTATCGAAACCAAAAATATGAAAGGGTGGATTTTTGGAGGAGAAGATCAAAAAGAGTGGACACAGCAGATATTCAAAGACAAATACCGTTTTCAAAACCCTCTCCGCCAGAACTATCGCCATATTAAAGCACTTGAAGAGATACTTGAAGTTCCACCAACAGCATTGACATCGGTGATTGCATTCGTTGGAGAATGCACATTTAAAACCACAATGCCGGAGAATGTCTTTCGAGGAATTTCTTATACTAAATACATCAAGTCTTTTGATCAAGAGAGATTGAACCCCTTACAAATTCGCCAAATCCTTAGTAAGCTACAACGTAAACAATTAGAGCAAAGCTTTACAACCGATCGTACACATGTCCAAAACCTCAAAGAACGAATGGAACAACCGGTAGTATCCAGTACCGCTGCTATGACATGCAGCCGTTGCGGCAGTACAATGGTATTGAGACAGAATAAGAAAAACGGTGAAGAATTCTATGGTTGCAGCAACTATCCAAAATGTAAACATACGGCACCGATAGTATGA
- a CDS encoding DUF4011 domain-containing protein — protein MKNLSGKKVNNEPIIIEANFLPKFNLAFFQNSVPVLIELNLLNTSDQPLSDLTLTLSTTPAFIKPKIWHIDMISAGQKLPIPDRDVQFDNSMLIQLNESENIQITLSLTSNDNVIAKAEDTIELLPRNQWSGIGHMPEMIAAYVQPNDALVERLLKKAASILREHEKESSLNGYLGGPKKAWEIASAIWTAIGSLGLDYALPPASFEVSGQKIRTPGQISDAGLATCLDSTLLICAALEQCGLNPIIIFTRGHSFAGVWLKDEEFSTVLTDDITALRKRIALKELVVFETTYLTQRPCPSFKRAIEQGEKQISEAEETKFELIIDVKRARLQRIKPLASADSKASSIPLVEEENLEPMFDEAPDLPDDEIIRDNDISSAPTDRLDMWQRKLLDLSLRNNLLNFRTNKRMIKLDAPDPGLLEDNLADGNTIRIKPRPDLMDGSDLRDRSIHESREQENLHREHALDALNRNEVFVALSADELDSRLTELYRTARASLSEGGSNTLYLAVGFLSWTRSEKDDKRYRAPLILIPVILNRKSVREGFSLILHDDEARFNPTLIQMLRQDFELELPIAQRELPKDDHGLDIHGIWRQVSQAIKDIKGWEVSEEVVLSTFSFAKYLMWKDLIDHTEQLKQNPVVRHLIETPRDPYPSKVAFSNPKKLDEDYGPEKTFCPLPVDSSQLSAVMASAKGKDFVLIGPPGTGKSQTISNMIAQCLAEQKTVLFVSEKIAALDVVYRRLRDVGLGDFCLELHSSKARKLDVLHQLGRAWDAKGGVEADEWHREAQKLQTLRNQLNDFVNQLHKKRHNGLTAYKAIGQILSGQHFPRLGLQWSAGDVHDVDTLEKLLNLADRLDLNAREVGDISNSPLSIIKHDEWSPNWQETMLQSSTHIVPKIKKFELSAEAYAQALGLPIFNLETRVREALLLLTKALPLAAGNDFRFVLRPDARRIMDDLDRGVQFIQQHKSTFQQLSVPYRDEVTNVMVEHLSEQWQKAEQTFWPMSWLGRRKVYKELANHIQGKHKPDVATDLPKIQELRKLEADINELNDLVGKTSGLWAGLKTRLNEAENGQLFYKNISSAMAALAKDADSLILIKASLEKLLGDGNALLEEAGSITGAGNHYVQSLNEFNDAFELFISKAGIGSIELMDKVGDTPAELAKYCAAIPPMEPKLHAWCAWNKASNEAIGLGLKPLVLGIELGEVKLGEVRNAFETDYCRWWLNTTVDGDDVLRTFVSTEHEKRIADFRVLDDKFTQLTRNYIYATLCEDLPDQEEVKKSSEWGILKREMQKKRAHKPLRELISLMPNTITKLTPCLLMSPLSIAQYLSTDIALFDVVIFDEASQIPVWDAIGAIARGKQVVMVGDPKQLPPTSFFNRASAADEEDVNEDVEVDLESILDECIGANLPTLNLSWHYRSRHESLIAFSNHHYYGGGLVTFPSPVTDDRAVSFHLIKNGVYEKGSSRTNKPEARALVEELVTKLSDKAFQASKLTIGVVTFNSEQQRLIEDLLDDARRKNPDIEPYFSEDALEPVFVKNLESVQGDERDIMYFSIGYGPDLAGKISMNFGPMNKSGGERRLNVAITRARHELRVFSSLRPDQIDLSRTQSSGVRDLKHFLEFAERGSRALAEAVLGSIGEYESPFEEAIANALKRKGWEVHPQIGVSSFRIDLGIVDPDSPGRYLAGVECDGATYHRSATAKDRDKLREHVLKGLGWNIVRIWSTDWWQDSEGALKKVHMQLESLLEQQRSKQAISEGGES, from the coding sequence ATGAAAAATTTATCAGGAAAAAAAGTGAACAATGAACCAATCATAATAGAAGCGAATTTCTTACCAAAATTTAATCTCGCATTTTTTCAAAACTCTGTACCAGTCTTAATAGAATTGAATTTGCTCAACACTAGCGATCAACCTTTAAGTGATTTAACATTGACGTTATCCACTACCCCTGCTTTCATTAAGCCTAAAATCTGGCATATTGATATGATTTCAGCCGGTCAGAAACTACCGATACCTGATCGAGATGTGCAATTTGACAATTCCATGTTGATTCAGTTGAATGAATCAGAAAATATACAAATCACTTTGTCCCTGACTTCTAATGACAATGTAATAGCTAAAGCAGAAGATACCATTGAATTATTACCTCGTAATCAATGGAGCGGTATTGGGCATATGCCAGAGATGATTGCTGCCTACGTTCAGCCTAATGATGCATTGGTAGAGAGATTACTGAAAAAAGCAGCGTCTATTTTACGTGAGCATGAAAAAGAATCGTCATTAAATGGATATCTCGGTGGTCCAAAAAAAGCGTGGGAAATAGCTTCTGCAATTTGGACTGCGATCGGTTCACTCGGATTAGACTATGCATTACCTCCCGCTAGTTTTGAAGTATCGGGGCAAAAGATACGTACTCCAGGGCAAATTAGCGATGCAGGACTCGCCACGTGTTTGGATAGTACACTACTCATTTGTGCGGCGCTGGAACAATGTGGACTTAACCCTATTATCATCTTTACTCGGGGACACTCTTTCGCCGGTGTTTGGCTTAAAGACGAAGAATTCTCGACAGTACTAACCGATGATATTACAGCACTAAGAAAAAGAATAGCTCTCAAAGAACTGGTTGTATTTGAAACGACTTATTTAACACAACGTCCATGTCCTTCATTCAAACGGGCAATTGAACAAGGAGAAAAACAGATATCTGAAGCTGAAGAAACAAAGTTTGAACTAATCATCGATGTCAAACGGGCAAGGCTACAACGTATCAAACCTCTGGCAAGTGCAGACAGTAAAGCCAGTTCAATTCCTCTTGTAGAAGAAGAAAATCTGGAGCCTATGTTTGATGAAGCTCCTGATTTGCCAGATGATGAAATCATTCGAGATAATGATATTTCTTCAGCACCGACGGATCGGCTTGATATGTGGCAACGTAAACTGCTAGATCTCTCATTGCGCAATAATCTTCTCAACTTTCGAACGAATAAACGTATGATCAAACTGGATGCTCCTGATCCTGGGCTATTGGAAGACAATTTAGCTGATGGCAATACGATACGAATAAAACCTAGACCTGATTTGATGGATGGATCAGATTTACGCGATCGTAGTATTCATGAATCACGCGAGCAGGAAAATTTGCATCGAGAACATGCGTTGGATGCCCTGAATCGTAATGAGGTATTTGTTGCATTGTCAGCTGATGAATTGGATAGCCGTCTCACTGAACTCTACAGAACTGCGCGTGCATCACTTTCTGAGGGGGGATCAAATACTCTTTATCTGGCTGTTGGATTTCTTTCATGGACACGTAGTGAGAAAGATGACAAACGCTATCGTGCTCCGCTGATTTTAATCCCCGTCATACTCAATCGAAAAAGTGTGCGTGAGGGCTTCAGCCTCATCTTACATGATGATGAAGCCCGTTTTAATCCGACACTTATACAGATGCTTCGCCAAGATTTTGAGCTCGAACTACCTATTGCCCAGCGTGAATTGCCAAAAGATGATCATGGGCTAGATATCCATGGTATATGGAGACAAGTGTCTCAGGCTATCAAAGATATAAAAGGGTGGGAAGTATCAGAGGAAGTTGTACTCTCAACCTTTTCTTTTGCAAAATATCTGATGTGGAAAGATTTGATAGATCATACGGAGCAGTTGAAACAAAACCCTGTTGTACGTCACTTGATTGAAACACCACGTGATCCCTATCCAAGTAAGGTTGCTTTTTCGAATCCTAAAAAACTCGATGAAGATTATGGCCCTGAAAAAACATTTTGTCCATTACCCGTCGATTCCTCTCAACTCTCAGCGGTAATGGCATCCGCTAAGGGGAAAGATTTTGTACTCATAGGCCCTCCGGGAACAGGTAAAAGCCAAACTATTTCCAATATGATCGCTCAGTGTCTCGCTGAACAAAAAACCGTTTTGTTTGTATCGGAAAAGATTGCGGCATTGGATGTAGTTTATCGTCGATTACGTGACGTGGGATTGGGAGATTTTTGTTTAGAACTGCATTCCAGTAAAGCTCGAAAGCTTGATGTATTGCATCAACTTGGTCGGGCATGGGATGCGAAAGGCGGAGTAGAGGCGGATGAATGGCACAGAGAAGCGCAAAAACTGCAAACTTTACGAAACCAACTCAATGATTTTGTAAATCAACTCCACAAGAAACGCCACAACGGACTAACAGCTTACAAAGCTATAGGGCAAATTTTATCTGGCCAACATTTTCCTAGATTAGGCTTACAATGGTCAGCCGGAGATGTTCACGACGTGGATACGTTAGAAAAACTACTGAATTTGGCTGATCGACTTGATTTAAATGCCCGTGAAGTTGGTGATATTTCTAATAGTCCATTATCGATCATTAAACATGATGAATGGTCACCGAACTGGCAAGAAACAATGCTTCAATCCAGTACTCATATAGTTCCTAAGATTAAGAAGTTTGAACTCTCTGCCGAAGCTTATGCACAAGCGCTTGGATTGCCTATATTTAATCTTGAAACACGTGTGCGAGAAGCTCTATTGTTGCTTACAAAAGCACTGCCTTTAGCTGCTGGTAATGATTTTCGATTTGTACTGCGTCCGGACGCGCGACGTATCATGGATGATTTAGATCGAGGCGTTCAATTTATCCAACAGCACAAGTCTACTTTTCAACAATTGTCTGTCCCTTATCGAGATGAAGTTACTAATGTCATGGTAGAGCATTTAAGTGAGCAGTGGCAGAAAGCAGAACAAACGTTTTGGCCTATGAGCTGGCTTGGACGTCGTAAAGTTTATAAAGAGCTGGCCAATCATATTCAAGGCAAACATAAACCTGATGTAGCTACAGATTTGCCAAAAATCCAAGAACTTCGAAAACTAGAAGCAGATATAAATGAACTGAATGATTTAGTGGGTAAGACGTCTGGTTTATGGGCAGGGTTAAAAACAAGGTTGAATGAAGCTGAAAACGGACAGCTTTTTTATAAAAATATCTCTTCTGCTATGGCCGCACTCGCAAAAGATGCCGATTCACTTATTCTCATAAAGGCATCATTGGAAAAACTCCTGGGTGATGGAAATGCTCTACTTGAAGAAGCCGGTTCTATCACTGGCGCCGGTAATCACTATGTGCAGTCATTGAATGAGTTCAATGATGCTTTTGAGTTATTTATCTCCAAGGCAGGTATTGGTTCAATAGAGTTAATGGATAAGGTTGGAGACACTCCTGCTGAACTTGCTAAATACTGTGCCGCTATACCCCCTATGGAACCAAAGCTACATGCATGGTGTGCATGGAATAAAGCTTCTAATGAAGCAATAGGGCTTGGCTTGAAGCCGCTTGTTTTGGGAATTGAGCTCGGTGAAGTCAAATTAGGAGAAGTACGTAATGCATTTGAAACGGACTACTGTCGTTGGTGGCTAAACACTACAGTTGATGGAGATGATGTATTACGTACATTTGTCTCTACTGAACATGAAAAACGTATTGCGGATTTCAGAGTCTTAGATGATAAATTTACTCAGCTGACTCGAAATTATATTTATGCAACACTGTGTGAAGATTTACCCGATCAAGAAGAGGTCAAAAAAAGTTCAGAATGGGGCATTCTTAAACGCGAAATGCAAAAAAAGCGTGCGCATAAACCTTTACGTGAACTCATTAGCTTGATGCCAAACACTATTACAAAATTAACGCCTTGTCTATTAATGAGCCCTCTTTCGATTGCTCAGTATTTATCAACGGATATCGCGTTATTTGATGTAGTCATTTTTGATGAAGCGTCACAAATTCCCGTTTGGGATGCAATCGGAGCAATTGCGCGCGGTAAACAGGTAGTAATGGTGGGAGACCCTAAACAGCTGCCACCTACTTCATTTTTTAACCGAGCCTCAGCCGCAGACGAAGAAGATGTAAATGAAGACGTTGAAGTCGATTTAGAAAGTATCTTGGACGAATGTATAGGAGCAAATTTACCTACGCTAAATCTCTCCTGGCATTACAGAAGCCGGCATGAAAGCTTAATTGCCTTTTCCAACCATCACTATTACGGAGGTGGACTGGTAACGTTCCCATCACCCGTTACCGACGATCGGGCAGTCAGTTTCCATTTGATAAAAAATGGGGTTTATGAAAAAGGCAGTAGTCGAACTAATAAGCCTGAAGCACGTGCACTTGTTGAAGAACTGGTAACTAAACTGAGCGATAAAGCATTTCAAGCTTCCAAACTCACGATAGGGGTTGTTACATTCAATTCTGAACAACAACGTTTAATTGAGGATTTGCTTGATGATGCACGCCGAAAAAATCCAGATATTGAGCCATACTTTTCAGAAGATGCATTAGAGCCTGTATTTGTTAAAAACCTTGAAAGCGTACAAGGTGATGAACGAGATATTATGTATTTTTCTATTGGTTATGGTCCCGACCTCGCTGGAAAAATTTCAATGAACTTTGGCCCCATGAACAAAAGCGGAGGTGAACGTCGTTTAAATGTGGCAATAACACGTGCAAGACATGAATTGCGCGTTTTCTCCAGTTTACGTCCTGATCAAATTGACTTATCAAGAACACAATCAAGTGGAGTACGTGATCTCAAACACTTTTTAGAATTTGCTGAACGTGGCTCTCGTGCATTAGCTGAAGCAGTATTAGGCTCAATAGGTGAATATGAAAGTCCCTTTGAAGAAGCAATAGCAAATGCTCTAAAACGTAAAGGCTGGGAGGTTCATCCTCAAATAGGTGTATCCTCATTTCGGATTGATTTAGGTATTGTTGATCCAGACTCTCCTGGGCGATATTTAGCTGGCGTAGAATGTGATGGTGCTACATAT